In one window of Pseudomonas chlororaphis subsp. chlororaphis DNA:
- a CDS encoding DUF1653 domain-containing protein, which produces MQLQPGLYQHYKGPQYRVFSVARHSETEEEVVFYQALYGDYGFWVRPLSMFLESVEVDGEQVPRFALVQAEPSLFSQP; this is translated from the coding sequence ATGCAATTACAACCCGGGCTCTATCAGCATTACAAGGGACCGCAGTACCGCGTTTTCAGCGTGGCGCGGCATTCCGAGACGGAAGAGGAAGTAGTGTTCTATCAAGCCCTGTATGGCGATTACGGCTTTTGGGTGCGCCCCTTGAGCATGTTCCTGGAGTCGGTCGAGGTTGACGGCGAGCAGGTGCCACGCTTTGCTTTGGTGCAGGCCGAACCCAGTCTTTTTTCGCAGCCTTAA
- the topA gene encoding type I DNA topoisomerase produces the protein MGKSLVIVESPAKAKTINKYLGNQYVVKSSIGHIRDLPTSGSASAAKEPAAKRGKAAAGEAPALSAKEKARKQLVSRMGVDPDHGWKAKYEILPGKEKVIEELRRLAKDADTIYLATDLDREGEAIAWHLREAIGGDDSRYKRVVFNEITKKAIQEAFSQPGELDIDRVNAQQARRFLDRVVGYMVSPLLWAKIARGLSAGRVQSVAVKLVVEREREIRAFIPEEYWEVHADLGTAKGANVRFEVARENGEAFKPLNEAQAMAALEKLKASTYTIAKREDKPTSSKPSAPFITSTLQQAASNRLGFGVKKTMMMAQRLYEAGYITYMRTDSTNLSADALTMARTYIEEEFGNKYLPSSPNFYSSKEGAQEAHEAIRPSDVNTHPSKLSGMERDAERLYELIWRQFVACQMLPAQYLSTTVSVAAGGFELRAKGRILKFDGYTRVMPQMSKPGDDDVLPDMAQGDVLKLIKLDPSQHFTKPPARYSEASLVKEMEKRGIGRPSTYAAIISTIQDRGYVALHNRRFYSEKMGDIVTERLSESFSNLMDYGFTAGMEEHLDDVAQGERDWKNVLDEFYGDFKKKLEVAEGSDSGMRANQPVMTDIPCLTCGRPMQIRTASTGVFLGCSGYSLPPKERCKATVNLVPGDEIAADDEGESESLVLRGKHRCPICSTAMDAYLLDEKRKLHICGNNPDCAGYEIEEGSYRIKGYEGPSLECDKCGSEMQLKTGRFGKFFGCTNPTCKNTRKLLKSGDAAPPKMDPVKMPELKCEKVNDTYILRDGASGLFLAASQFPKNRETRAPLVLELIPHKDEIDPKYHFLCEAPKKDPDGRPAVIRYSRKTKEQYVQTEVDGKPTGWRAFYDGGSWKVEDKR, from the coding sequence ATGGGCAAATCGCTGGTCATTGTGGAATCCCCGGCTAAGGCCAAGACCATCAACAAGTACTTGGGTAACCAATACGTGGTGAAGTCGAGTATCGGCCATATCCGAGACCTGCCCACCAGTGGTTCGGCGAGCGCCGCCAAAGAGCCTGCCGCCAAGCGTGGCAAGGCGGCTGCTGGTGAAGCACCGGCGCTGTCGGCCAAGGAGAAGGCGCGCAAGCAGCTGGTCTCGCGCATGGGAGTCGATCCGGACCACGGCTGGAAAGCCAAGTACGAGATCCTTCCAGGCAAGGAAAAAGTCATCGAAGAGCTGCGCCGGCTCGCCAAGGATGCTGACACCATCTATCTCGCAACGGACTTGGACCGCGAAGGGGAGGCCATTGCCTGGCACCTGCGGGAAGCCATTGGTGGGGATGACAGCCGCTACAAGCGCGTGGTGTTCAACGAAATCACCAAGAAGGCGATCCAGGAAGCCTTCTCCCAGCCGGGCGAGCTGGATATCGATCGGGTCAACGCTCAGCAGGCGCGTCGTTTCCTCGACCGCGTGGTGGGTTACATGGTTTCGCCGTTGCTGTGGGCGAAAATCGCCCGTGGCCTGTCTGCCGGTCGCGTGCAATCGGTGGCGGTGAAGCTGGTGGTGGAGCGTGAGCGCGAAATTCGTGCCTTCATCCCTGAAGAGTACTGGGAAGTTCATGCCGACCTCGGCACCGCCAAGGGCGCCAATGTGCGCTTCGAAGTGGCCCGGGAAAACGGCGAGGCCTTCAAGCCGCTGAACGAAGCCCAGGCCATGGCGGCGCTGGAGAAGCTCAAGGCGTCGACCTACACCATCGCCAAGCGTGAAGACAAACCGACCAGCAGCAAACCGTCGGCCCCCTTCATTACTTCCACCCTGCAACAGGCCGCGAGCAACCGCCTGGGCTTCGGGGTGAAGAAAACCATGATGATGGCCCAGCGTCTGTATGAAGCCGGCTACATCACCTATATGCGTACCGACTCGACCAACCTCTCGGCTGATGCCCTGACGATGGCGCGGACCTATATCGAAGAAGAGTTCGGCAACAAATACCTGCCGTCCTCGCCGAACTTCTACAGCAGCAAGGAAGGGGCCCAGGAGGCGCACGAAGCGATTCGTCCGTCCGACGTGAACACCCATCCAAGCAAGCTGTCGGGCATGGAGCGTGACGCCGAGCGCCTCTACGAGCTGATCTGGCGCCAGTTCGTGGCCTGCCAGATGCTGCCGGCGCAATACCTGTCGACCACCGTCAGCGTCGCCGCTGGCGGCTTCGAGCTGCGTGCCAAGGGCCGCATCCTCAAGTTCGACGGTTACACCCGGGTCATGCCGCAGATGAGCAAGCCGGGCGACGACGATGTCCTGCCGGACATGGCGCAGGGCGATGTGCTGAAACTGATCAAGCTCGATCCGAGCCAGCACTTCACCAAGCCGCCGGCGCGTTACTCCGAAGCCAGCCTGGTCAAGGAAATGGAAAAACGTGGCATCGGTCGTCCTTCGACCTACGCGGCGATCATTTCCACCATCCAGGATCGCGGCTACGTGGCGTTGCACAATCGTCGTTTCTATTCGGAAAAGATGGGCGACATCGTCACCGAGCGTCTGTCCGAGAGCTTCTCCAACCTGATGGACTACGGCTTCACCGCCGGTATGGAAGAGCACCTCGATGACGTGGCCCAGGGCGAGCGCGACTGGAAAAACGTCCTCGACGAGTTCTACGGTGACTTCAAGAAGAAGCTCGAAGTGGCCGAAGGCAGCGACAGCGGCATGCGCGCCAACCAGCCGGTGATGACCGATATCCCGTGCCTCACCTGTGGTCGTCCGATGCAGATTCGTACCGCGTCCACCGGTGTATTCCTCGGTTGTTCGGGTTACAGCCTGCCGCCGAAAGAACGCTGCAAGGCTACCGTCAACCTGGTGCCGGGCGACGAGATCGCCGCGGACGACGAGGGTGAATCCGAGTCGCTGGTACTGCGCGGCAAGCACCGTTGCCCGATCTGCAGCACGGCGATGGACGCTTATCTGCTGGACGAGAAACGCAAGCTGCACATCTGCGGTAACAACCCGGATTGCGCGGGCTACGAGATCGAAGAGGGCAGCTATCGCATCAAGGGCTACGAAGGTCCGAGCCTGGAATGCGACAAGTGCGGCAGCGAGATGCAGCTCAAGACCGGACGTTTCGGCAAGTTCTTCGGGTGCACCAACCCGACCTGCAAGAACACCCGCAAGCTGCTCAAGAGCGGTGACGCGGCGCCACCGAAGATGGATCCGGTGAAGATGCCTGAGCTGAAATGCGAGAAGGTCAACGACACCTACATCCTGCGCGATGGGGCATCGGGTCTGTTCCTGGCGGCCAGCCAGTTCCCGAAAAACCGTGAAACCCGCGCACCGCTGGTGCTCGAGCTGATCCCGCACAAGGACGAGATCGATCCGAAGTATCACTTCCTCTGCGAAGCGCCGAAGAAGGACCCGGACGGTCGCCCGGCGGTGATCCGCTATAGCCGCAAGACCAAGGAGCAGTACGTGCAGACCGAAGTCGACGGCAAGCCGACTGGTTGGCGCGCGTTCTACGACGGTGGTAGCTGGAAGGTCGAAGACAAGCGTTAA
- a CDS encoding DUF6586 family protein gives MAHELYTRTNQKIYFAGLSLEALARAEAGGAMNAQALVQAGRESVLFHLYGALLGLCHEIAGFYRLPQANAPRAELLLTREVLESIAIPELAELVELAHNPETWLAKLLAAHSAMFQPPRVPHKPKGDVTQPLIVAVNLDEEEQAPQLSREELEQWRQNLKALAIRFRDGLNEC, from the coding sequence ATGGCCCACGAACTCTATACCCGTACCAACCAGAAAATTTATTTCGCCGGCCTGTCGCTGGAAGCCTTGGCGCGAGCCGAAGCGGGCGGGGCAATGAATGCTCAGGCGCTGGTGCAGGCGGGACGAGAGTCGGTGTTGTTTCACCTGTACGGTGCGCTGCTTGGCTTGTGCCATGAAATCGCCGGCTTCTATCGCCTCCCACAGGCCAATGCGCCCCGCGCGGAGCTGCTGTTGACCCGTGAGGTGCTGGAAAGCATCGCCATCCCCGAGCTGGCCGAGCTGGTGGAACTGGCCCATAACCCGGAGACCTGGCTGGCGAAGCTGCTGGCCGCCCATTCGGCGATGTTCCAGCCACCGCGGGTGCCGCATAAACCCAAGGGCGATGTCACCCAGCCGTTGATTGTCGCAGTGAACCTCGATGAAGAAGAGCAGGCACCGCAGCTGAGCCGGGAAGAGCTGGAGCAATGGCGTCAGAACCTCAAGGCTTTGGCGATTCGCTTCCGTGACGGCCTGAATGAGTGTTGA